The Ziziphus jujuba cultivar Dongzao chromosome 7, ASM3175591v1 genome includes a region encoding these proteins:
- the LOC132804489 gene encoding G-type lectin S-receptor-like serine/threonine-protein kinase LECRK3 — protein MVHKLFKGVNRFWFETIKSIREQKWHDDIGLSGPLGRICHHKGRTSEGQSGMADSSQLSIWQMERREVGAIATSTPGSPSGSACALLPSLRFLFIEPGWLNFEPFSFMASVLPILLILSVFHVVLNAKAQTKHTITTGSKLFPYANYNSSWSSPSGLFAFGFYRQGSGFAVGVWMVNQNGSTIVWTANRDEPPVSSNATLELTKRGLFLETEQGKDINIGGDNSSAASSAAMLDSGNFVLLNSSDHVIWQSFDYTTDTVLQGQVLTYSSQLVASKSGTDHSSGRFKIAMQRDGNLVSYPTNISSKSETAYWASNTMYDSGAELHLNHTGNLFLQARYTNIRHILSNGSSPPSEGKNFYRATLDDDGIFRLYSHNMISNTSSKVEVIWSSLDSQCQVKGFCGLNSFCQVVGKKSDCICYPGFDFIDLSTKFLGCYQDLREDSCRDNTDPNLRYNTTSLQNMWWDDHPYMVVSQKQEACKESCLGDCNCWAVLYVNATCRKYNFPLRYGKKNITISAIALFKMVLKNGGTPKATNHRGPPVPIDRPILIDNKNNIVLALALSLGTVACLFFVFAVSSFIIYKHRYHRYRKLLENANLGLADDFTLQSFSYNELERATDGFKEEIGRGSFGAVYKGILSEGNKTIAVKRLEKVVEEGVREFRAEMTTIGRAYHRNLVQLLGYCIEGSKKLLVYEFMSNGSLADLLFKALSPPTWGERVRFTLDVARGIFYLHEECGVHIILCNLKPQNILLDDTWTAKICDFGLARLLVPNQGKTSVGVEATSIGYFAPEWKKNAFISVKADIYSFGVAGELGKLVEDEEVDFLTLERMVKVGLWCIQDDPAFRPSMKNVILMLEGTMDIPIPPSQELLRLP, from the exons ATGGTTCACAAGCTCTTCAAAGGAGTGAATCGATTCTGGTTTGAGACTATCAAATCAA TCCGAGAGCAAAAATGGCATGACGATATTGGGTTAAGTGGTCCATTAGGTCGGATATGCCATCATAAAGGTCGAACTTCGGAAGGACAAAGCGGGATGGCCGATTCGTCTCAGCTATCCATTTGGCAAATG GAAAGGAGAGAAGTTGGTGCAATTGCTACGTCAACTCCTGGTTCGCCTTCTGGATCTGCTTGTGCATTGTTGCCATCTCTTAGATTTTTGTTTATA GAACCAGGCTGGTTAAATTTTGAGCCATTTTCTTTTATGGCTTCTGTTCTGCCAATTCTGCTCATATTATCTGTGTTTCACGTTGTACTGAATGCAAAAGCTCAAACAAAGCATACCATCACTACTGGTTCTAAGTTGTTCCCCTATGCCAACTACAATTCTTCATGGAGCTCACCTTCCGGTCTTTTTGCCTTTGGTTTCTACAGACAAGGCAGCGGCTTTGCTGTTGGAGTATGGATGGTCAATCAAAATGGAAGCACAATTGTATGGACTGCTAATCGAGATGAACCCCCTGTCTCCTCTAACGCAACGCTGGAGCTGACAAAAAGAGGTCTCTTTCTTGAAACTGAGCAAggaaaagatataaatattggtgGTGATAATTCAAGCGCTGCAAGTTCTGCTGCTATGCTTGATTCTGGAAATTTTGTACTCTTAAACAGCTCTGACCATGTTATTTGGCAGAGTTTCGACTATACAACTGACACAGTGCTACAAGGACAGGTTCTTACATACAGCAGCCAGTTGGTGGCTAGTAAATCTGGAACAGACCACTCAAGTGGACGATTTAAAATCGCTATGCAAAGAGATGGAAACCTTGTTTCCTACCCTACTAACATCTCCAGCAAGTCAGAAACTGCCTACTGGGCTTCCAACACTATGTATGATTCCGGTGCAGAGCTTCATCTTAACCATACAGGCAATCTGTTCCTTCAAGCTAGATACACAAACATAAGACACATATTGTCAAATGGCTCTTCTCCTCCTAGCGAAGGTAAAAATTTCTATCGAGCAACATTGGATGATGATGGAATTTTTAGATTATATTCACACAACATGATCAGCAACACGAGCTCGAAAGTGGAAGTGATCTGGTCGTCTTTGGATAGTCAATGCCAAGTAAAAGGTTTCTGTGGTCTGAACAGTTTCTGCCAAGTGGTTGGCAAGAAATCTGACTGTATTTGTTACCCCGGATTTGATTTTATCGACCTCAGTACTAAATTCCTTGGCTGCTATCAGGATTTAAGGGAAGATAGCTGCAGAGACAATACGGACCCAAATCTCAGGTACAATACTACTTCCTTACAGAATATGTGGTGGGATGATCACCCTTATATGGTAGTATCACAAAAGCAGGAAGCTTGTAAAGAGTCTTGCCTGGGAGATTGTAACTGTTGGGCGGTGTTATATGTCAATGCCACTTGTCGTAAATATAACTTTCCATTaagatatggtaaaaaaaacatTACTATATCAGCAATAGCCCTCTTTAAGATGGTTTTGAAAAATGGTGGTACTCCGAAGGCAACGAACCATAGAGGCCCTCCAGTTCCTATAGATAGACCAATCTTGATTGATAACAAGAATAACATAGTTTTAGCTCTGGCATTAAGTTTAGGTACTGTAGCATGCTTGTTCTTTGTCTTTGCAGTTTCGAGTTTCATCATATACAAGCACCGATATCATAGGTATAGAAAACTGTTGGAAAATGCTAATTTGGGATTAGCTGACGATTTTACTTTGCAATCATTTTCTTACAATGAGCTTGAGAGAGCAACAGATGGCTTCAAGGAAGAGATAGGAAGGGGTTCTTTCGGAGCAGTTTATAAGGGAATTTTATCCGAGGGTAATAAAACTATTGCTGTCAAAAGACTTGAGAAAGTTGTGGAAGAAGGGGTAAGAGAGTTTCGAGCTGAAATGACTACCATTGGAAGAGCTTATCACAGAAACTTAGTTCAGTTGCTTGGTTATTGTATCGAGGGTTCCAAAAAGCTTCTTGTATATGAATTTATGAGCAATGGCTCTCTTGCAGATCTTCTCTTTAAAGCCTTATCTCCTCCAACCTGGGGAGAAAGGGTGAGGTTTACATTAGATGTAGCAAGGGGGATCTTCTATCTGCATGAAGAGTGTGGAGTGCATATCATCCTCTGCAATTTGAAACCCCAAAATATACTCCTAGATGACACTTGGACTGCTAAGATCTGTGACTTTGGTTTGGCAAGGCTATTAGTGCCAAATCAAGGAAAAACATCTGTGGGAGTTGAAGCGACATCAATAGGATATTTCGCTCCTGAATGGAAGAAGAATGCCTTCATATCAGTAAAAGCTGACATTTATAGCTTTGGTGTT GCTGGAGAGCTGGGTAAGCTTGTGGAAGATGAAGAAGTAGACTTCCTTACACTAGAAAGAATGGTGAAAGTGGGGCTGTGGTGCATCCAAGATGATCCAGCTTTTCGTCCTTCGATGAAAAATGTAATCTTGATGTTGGAAGGGACAATGGATATACCTATCCCTCCATCTCAAGAACTTCTTCGTCTTCCTTGA
- the LOC132804555 gene encoding G-type lectin S-receptor-like serine/threonine-protein kinase LECRK1: MDDFWNAKISDFGLAKLLMPDQTRTFTGIRGTRGYLAPEWEKNTPISVKADVYSYGILLLEIICCRRNLEMNVPTIDEIVLSCWIYKCFASRQLYKLGVGEDADKETLEKMVKVGLWCIQDEPVLRPSMKSVVLMLEGITDIASPPCPTSASV; encoded by the coding sequence ATGGATGATTTCTGGAACGCTAAAATCTCTGACTTTGGGCTAGCAAAATTGTTGATGCCTGATCAAACGAGGACTTTCACTGGGATCAGAGGGACAAGAGGATACTTGGCCCCAGAATGGGAAAAGAACACTCCAATTTCTGTCAAGGCAGATGTTTACAGTTATGGAATACTTTTGCTGGAAATTATATGTTGCAGAAGGAACTTGGAAATGAATGTACCAACTATAGATGAGATTGTTCTTTCATGCTGGATATATAAGTGCTTTGCTAGTAGACAGTTATATAAGCTTGGGGTTGGTGAAGATGCAGATAAAGAGACCTTGGAGAAAATGGTTAAAGTGGGCTTATGGTGTATTCAAGATGAGCCAGTTCTTCGTCCTTCAATGAAGAGTGTTGTTTTAATGTTAGAAGGGATTACTGATATTGCTTCTCCTCCTTGTCCTACTTCTGCGTCCGTCTAA